A window of the Leucothrix mucor DSM 2157 genome harbors these coding sequences:
- a CDS encoding methylenetetrahydrofolate reductase has translation MFFDDETNPGENLKVLPGHTSPGRFERVLRAGHFAVTAEIAPPDSADPNEVYERAEVFDGYVDAINATDGSGANCHMSSVAMCALLAHNGYSMVMQVSCRDRNRIAIQGDVLGASAMGVANIMCLSGDGVQSGDHPEAKPVFDLDCMSALSMVRGMRDEGRFLSGRKLSKAPEVFLGAAANPFAPPFDYRPHRLAKKVAAGAQFVQTQYCFDIEMMRNYMDQVVDMGLHEKVFILPGVGPLASARAAEWIRSNVAGVHIPDAIIKRLAGAENQKQEGINICTDMVNAIKEMPGVHGVHIMAYRMEYAVAEIVQNSGVLGDRIPWFPGREAAITQA, from the coding sequence ATGTTTTTTGATGACGAAACCAATCCCGGTGAAAACCTTAAGGTACTACCCGGACACACCTCACCCGGCCGCTTTGAGCGGGTATTGCGCGCGGGACACTTTGCCGTCACCGCAGAAATAGCCCCACCGGACTCTGCCGACCCCAATGAAGTGTATGAGCGCGCCGAAGTATTTGATGGCTATGTCGATGCAATCAATGCCACCGACGGCTCAGGCGCTAACTGCCATATGTCTAGCGTGGCCATGTGTGCCCTACTCGCTCACAACGGTTACTCAATGGTGATGCAAGTCTCTTGCCGCGATCGTAACCGCATTGCGATTCAGGGTGATGTACTTGGCGCTTCGGCGATGGGCGTGGCGAACATCATGTGTTTGAGTGGCGATGGCGTGCAATCTGGCGATCACCCTGAAGCAAAACCCGTATTTGATTTGGACTGCATGTCAGCCTTATCCATGGTGCGCGGCATGCGTGATGAGGGTCGCTTTTTAAGTGGCCGCAAGCTCAGCAAAGCGCCGGAAGTCTTTCTGGGTGCAGCGGCTAATCCTTTCGCACCACCCTTTGACTACCGCCCTCACCGCCTTGCTAAAAAAGTAGCGGCCGGCGCTCAGTTTGTGCAAACCCAATACTGCTTTGATATTGAAATGATGCGCAATTATATGGATCAGGTAGTGGATATGGGACTGCACGAAAAAGTCTTTATTTTACCCGGTGTCGGCCCGCTAGCTTCTGCTCGCGCGGCGGAGTGGATTCGTAGCAATGTTGCCGGCGTGCATATTCCGGATGCCATTATCAAACGACTGGCTGGTGCTGAAAACCAAAAACAGGAAGGCATCAATATTTGTACCGACATGGTCAATGCCATTAAAGAAATGCCCGGCGTACATGGCGTACACATTATGGCCTATCGCATGGAATATGCCGTGGCTGAAATCGTGCAGAACTCGGGTGTACTCGGTGATCGCATCCCTTGGTTCCCCGGACGCGAAGCGGCAATTACTCAGGCATAA
- a CDS encoding trimethylamine methyltransferase family protein produces MSERRTRGGGGGRSGKRAARKISQTHRSAYIERNIPYYEVLDESGLAQIEYNADTVLEEIGIEFRDDPEALQILKDAGADVKGELVRFPRGMCRAIIQASAPKEFTQHARNPENTTIIGGKRTVLVPAYGSPFVRDLDKGRRYATIEDFRNFVKLAYMSPGMHHSGGTICEPVDLPVNKRHFDMIYSHIKYSDKPFMGSVTAPERAQDTVDMCKIVFGDEFVDNNAVTASLINANSPMTFDDTMLGAAKVYARHNQATVISPFILAGAMSPVTVAGTATQILAEALAGMAFVQLVNPGAPVVFGTFAAAVSMQSGAPTFGTPEPSLILYVAAALARRLGVPFRSGGGLCASKVPDAQAAYEAANTLQTAALAGVNFMLHTAGWLEGGLVMSYEKFIMDVDQANMMSVLLKGVDMSENGQAMDALREVGPGNHFLGAAHTQANFETAFYRSNIADNNSFEQWSEDGELDAAQRANKIFKTMLAEYEPPAMDPAIDEALLDFIARRKNAFPDKEY; encoded by the coding sequence ATGAGTGAAAGACGAACCAGAGGCGGCGGTGGCGGTCGTAGTGGAAAGCGCGCAGCGCGCAAGATTTCCCAGACCCATCGGTCAGCTTACATCGAGCGTAACATTCCTTATTATGAAGTGCTGGATGAGTCTGGACTCGCACAGATAGAATACAATGCGGATACCGTACTGGAAGAAATCGGTATTGAGTTCCGCGATGATCCTGAAGCCCTGCAAATCCTTAAAGATGCCGGTGCTGATGTTAAGGGCGAACTCGTCCGCTTCCCTCGTGGCATGTGCCGCGCCATTATTCAGGCCAGCGCGCCAAAAGAATTTACCCAACACGCCCGCAACCCTGAAAACACCACCATTATCGGCGGCAAACGCACCGTACTAGTTCCAGCTTATGGCTCGCCATTTGTTCGCGACCTGGATAAAGGTCGTCGTTATGCCACCATCGAAGACTTCCGTAATTTTGTAAAACTGGCCTACATGTCACCGGGTATGCATCACTCCGGCGGCACCATCTGTGAGCCGGTTGATTTACCGGTTAACAAGCGCCACTTCGATATGATCTACAGTCATATCAAATACAGCGACAAGCCGTTTATGGGCTCGGTCACTGCACCAGAGCGCGCGCAAGACACGGTCGACATGTGCAAAATCGTGTTTGGTGATGAGTTCGTTGATAACAACGCTGTCACTGCCAGCCTGATTAATGCCAACTCGCCAATGACTTTTGATGACACCATGCTCGGTGCTGCCAAGGTATATGCGCGTCATAATCAAGCAACGGTCATTTCGCCCTTTATTCTGGCCGGTGCTATGTCACCCGTCACAGTAGCCGGTACTGCCACGCAGATTCTGGCAGAAGCCTTAGCGGGTATGGCCTTTGTGCAGCTGGTTAATCCGGGTGCGCCAGTGGTATTTGGTACCTTTGCTGCAGCCGTTTCTATGCAATCCGGTGCGCCAACCTTTGGTACGCCAGAGCCAAGTTTAATTCTGTATGTTGCCGCTGCACTGGCGCGTCGTTTAGGCGTCCCGTTCCGCAGTGGTGGTGGCTTATGTGCCTCTAAAGTACCTGATGCGCAAGCAGCTTATGAAGCGGCGAATACCCTGCAAACAGCGGCACTGGCAGGCGTGAACTTCATGCTGCATACCGCAGGCTGGCTGGAAGGCGGCTTGGTGATGAGCTATGAAAAATTCATTATGGATGTTGATCAGGCCAATATGATGTCGGTGCTACTTAAAGGCGTCGATATGAGTGAAAATGGTCAGGCGATGGATGCTTTGCGCGAAGTCGGCCCCGGCAATCATTTCCTTGGCGCAGCGCACACTCAAGCCAATTTCGAAACCGCGTTTTACCGCTCCAATATTGCTGATAACAACAGTTTCGAGCAGTGGTCGGAAGATGGCGAGTTAGATGCCGCTCAACGCGCCAATAAAATATTCAAAACCATGCTGGCGGAGTACGAGCCACCGGCCATGGACCCAGCGATTGACGAAGCCCTACTGGACTTTATCGCTCGCCGTAAAAACGCTTTCCCGGATAAAGAGTATTAA
- a CDS encoding RidA family protein: protein MTERTIVSTENAPSAIGPYSQAVTVGNTTYLSGQIPLNPETMKVETTDFAEQADQVFRNIKAVTEAAGGSVKDIVKLNIYLTDLNNFAMVNEVMVRYFEAPFPARAAIGVAALPLGVQVEVEGVMVV from the coding sequence ATGACTGAAAGAACCATTGTTTCAACGGAAAACGCTCCATCAGCAATCGGCCCCTACTCACAAGCTGTCACGGTCGGTAACACCACTTACCTGTCTGGCCAGATTCCGTTAAACCCTGAGACGATGAAAGTAGAAACCACCGACTTTGCAGAGCAAGCCGATCAGGTGTTTCGCAATATTAAAGCCGTTACAGAAGCGGCTGGCGGTTCAGTAAAAGACATCGTAAAGCTGAATATTTACCTGACTGACCTTAATAACTTCGCGATGGTTAACGAAGTGATGGTGCGTTACTTTGAAGCCCCATTCCCGGCCCGTGCAGCGATTGGCGTTGCGGCACTGCCACTAGGCGTACAAGTCGAGGTTGAGGGAGTGATGGTTGTCTAG
- a CDS encoding corrinoid protein has product MTDEYDDDEIILSELADDELVEQMHDDLYDGMKEEIIEGTNILLERGWSPEKVLAEALVGGMTIVGIDFRDGILFVPEVLLAANAMKGGMSILRPLLAETGAKPIGKMVIGTVKGDIHDIGKNLVGMMLEGAGFEVIDIGINNSVDEYFAALEEHKPDVLGMSALLTTTMPYMKVVVDAMVERGIRDDYIILVGGAPLNEEFGLAVGATAYCRDAATAASMAVELVAEKYAA; this is encoded by the coding sequence ATGACTGATGAATACGATGATGACGAGATCATCTTATCCGAGCTTGCCGATGACGAGTTAGTTGAGCAAATGCACGACGATTTGTACGACGGTATGAAAGAAGAAATTATTGAAGGCACTAACATCCTGCTGGAACGTGGTTGGTCTCCTGAGAAAGTACTGGCCGAAGCACTGGTTGGCGGCATGACGATTGTCGGTATCGACTTCCGCGATGGTATTTTGTTTGTACCGGAAGTACTACTAGCGGCTAATGCAATGAAAGGTGGCATGTCCATTCTGCGCCCGCTACTGGCTGAAACCGGCGCGAAGCCAATTGGTAAAATGGTGATTGGCACCGTGAAAGGCGACATTCATGACATCGGTAAAAACCTGGTCGGAATGATGCTGGAAGGCGCTGGCTTTGAAGTCATCGATATCGGCATTAATAACTCGGTTGATGAGTACTTTGCAGCACTAGAAGAGCACAAGCCGGATGTACTGGGCATGTCTGCCCTGCTGACGACTACCATGCCTTATATGAAAGTGGTTGTGGATGCGATGGTCGAGCGCGGTATTCGTGATGACTACATCATCTTAGTGGGTGGCGCGCCACTGAATGAAGAGTTCGGTTTGGCCGTTGGCGCAACCGCTTATTGCCGTGATGCAGCCACTGCCGCCAGTATGGCCGTTGAGCTGGTCGCGGAAAAATACGCAGCCTGA
- a CDS encoding methyltetrahydrofolate--corrinoid methyltransferase: protein MTTTIITSPTKEVKIGFDHPFVIIGERINPTGRKILAEEMKVGDYSRVEADALAQIAAGAHMLDINAGIPLADEPRILAEVIQLVQSLTDTPLCIDSSIIDALEAGLAVYQGRALVNSVTGEDESLDRVLPLVAKYNASVVAISNDETGISEDPNVRFEVAKKIVERAADYGISHDRVVVDPLVMPIGAINTAGKQVMALVSRLRNELKVNTTCGASNVSFGLPNRNGVNSAFLSMAMGAGMTSAITSPLHPEVIQAVLGGDVMMGNDPDCANWIRKYRQAPAEGARGTRTSGNRRRRS, encoded by the coding sequence ATGACAACCACCATCATCACATCGCCAACTAAAGAAGTAAAAATCGGTTTCGATCATCCCTTTGTGATCATTGGTGAGCGCATTAATCCGACCGGTCGTAAAATCCTCGCGGAAGAAATGAAAGTCGGGGATTACAGCCGTGTGGAAGCAGATGCCTTGGCACAAATTGCCGCCGGTGCGCACATGTTGGATATTAATGCGGGGATTCCACTGGCGGATGAACCACGCATTCTCGCAGAAGTGATTCAATTAGTGCAGTCGCTGACTGACACACCTCTGTGTATTGACTCTTCGATTATTGATGCGCTGGAGGCGGGTTTGGCGGTGTATCAAGGCCGTGCGCTGGTGAACTCGGTAACCGGTGAAGATGAGTCACTAGATCGCGTATTGCCTCTGGTCGCAAAATACAATGCCTCGGTAGTGGCCATCTCAAACGATGAGACCGGCATAAGCGAAGATCCGAATGTGCGATTTGAAGTGGCGAAGAAAATCGTTGAGCGTGCAGCGGATTATGGCATCTCCCACGACCGTGTTGTGGTTGACCCCTTAGTGATGCCAATTGGTGCGATCAATACCGCCGGAAAGCAAGTCATGGCGCTGGTTTCACGCCTACGTAATGAGCTAAAAGTGAATACCACTTGCGGGGCTTCTAATGTAAGCTTCGGCCTCCCAAATCGCAACGGCGTTAACAGTGCCTTTTTGAGCATGGCAATGGGTGCGGGCATGACCTCCGCGATTACCAGCCCGCTGCATCCTGAAGTCATTCAGGCAGTACTCGGTGGCGATGTGATGATGGGTAATGATCCGGATTGTGCCAACTGGATTCGCAAATACCGTCAGGCACCAGCAGAAGGCGCGCGCGGTACTCGTACCTCTGGCAACCGTCGTCGCCGTTCATAA
- a CDS encoding FAD-dependent oxidoreductase: MAKFPAKAKVVIIGLGGIVGSSVAHHLIERGWDDIVGIDKSAIPTDIGSTAHASDFVYNTMHDQMTMFTTQYSIDFFDKMGHYARVGGLEVARVGDDERMLELKRRVTSGKALGNRVEMISTAEAKAKFPLLEEDMIQGALWDPDAGLVVPRSQTVAGELVEMGVETGKLQAFANTSCTGLKIEDGRIKGVETERGYIEADYVVVCAGLWGRLIAEMAGEDLPIMPVDHPLTFFKPFEEFAGTGKDIGYPLLRDQGNSAYLRDTGDPKTAEGGQIEWGYYEEKAPRMCHPRDILEKQEARLSPSQRDLDIEEVMEPLERAIELTPILGELGYDEKYSFNGLLQVTADGGPSIGESANVRGLWYAESVWVKDGPGTGKILADWMTDGYTHIDHARIDVARYYPFQCEEQYIADRCYESAFKIYNPPVHNREPYTAARDHYKSPFWEREKELGGYFMEAAGWERAHGYAANEHLLEKWGDKVPVRENEWENRHFWRVSNAEHLEMSENVGMVNLSHFAIYDVSGEGAADLMEFLCVAKVAGDTPIGKGVYTHFLDKVAGVRADLTVLRLGENHFRVIDGGDAGNRDFVWMKRNAEDYGYDQVLVEDLSTEFGCLGLWGPNARTTLSKLIANPDDISNENFPFAGLRTLEIAGKKVTAFRISYVGEQGWELHFKLEDGLAVWDALFAEGVLPVGVETYANSRRLEKSLRLQNADLLTEYNLLEVDLARKVVKAADFIGKEAYLKIREREHQPAYLCTLTVNDNVDSHGVARFPFGACPILDPETGETLIDAKGRRSYTTSIAFGPSIGKNIALAFLPYEYCQVGRVLDMEYQGEIYKVTLDAVGYGPLYDPENIKPRS, from the coding sequence ATGGCAAAGTTCCCTGCTAAAGCAAAAGTAGTCATCATCGGTTTGGGTGGTATTGTCGGGTCATCCGTTGCACACCATCTTATCGAGCGTGGCTGGGATGATATCGTCGGCATTGATAAGTCCGCGATCCCTACTGATATCGGTTCGACCGCACATGCATCTGATTTCGTTTACAACACGATGCACGATCAAATGACCATGTTCACCACCCAATACAGCATCGACTTCTTTGACAAGATGGGCCACTATGCCCGTGTCGGAGGCCTTGAAGTCGCTCGTGTTGGCGATGATGAGCGCATGCTTGAACTCAAGCGCCGAGTGACGTCTGGTAAAGCCTTAGGCAACCGCGTTGAAATGATCTCAACTGCCGAAGCCAAAGCAAAATTCCCACTACTTGAAGAAGATATGATTCAAGGTGCCTTATGGGACCCGGATGCAGGTTTGGTTGTCCCTCGCTCTCAAACCGTTGCGGGCGAATTGGTCGAAATGGGCGTTGAAACCGGCAAGCTACAAGCCTTTGCTAACACCTCCTGTACTGGCCTGAAAATCGAAGACGGTCGCATTAAAGGCGTTGAAACCGAACGCGGTTATATCGAAGCCGATTACGTGGTTGTCTGTGCTGGCCTTTGGGGCCGTTTGATCGCTGAAATGGCGGGTGAAGATTTACCCATCATGCCGGTTGATCACCCACTAACCTTCTTCAAGCCTTTTGAAGAGTTTGCAGGCACGGGCAAAGACATCGGTTATCCACTGCTACGCGACCAAGGTAACTCCGCTTACTTGCGTGATACCGGAGACCCAAAAACCGCTGAAGGTGGCCAGATTGAGTGGGGCTACTACGAAGAAAAAGCGCCTCGTATGTGCCACCCTCGCGACATTTTAGAAAAGCAGGAAGCCCGCCTGTCTCCTTCACAGCGCGATTTAGATATCGAAGAAGTGATGGAGCCATTAGAGCGAGCCATTGAGCTGACGCCGATTTTGGGCGAGCTGGGCTACGATGAGAAATACTCATTCAACGGCCTATTACAAGTGACTGCCGATGGTGGCCCATCCATTGGTGAGTCTGCCAATGTGCGTGGCCTGTGGTATGCCGAATCCGTTTGGGTCAAAGATGGACCAGGTACCGGTAAAATTCTGGCTGACTGGATGACTGACGGTTACACCCATATCGACCACGCGCGTATCGACGTGGCACGCTATTACCCATTCCAATGTGAAGAGCAATACATCGCCGACCGTTGCTATGAATCGGCTTTCAAAATCTACAACCCGCCAGTGCATAACCGCGAGCCATACACCGCGGCGCGTGATCACTACAAGAGCCCATTCTGGGAGCGTGAAAAAGAGCTGGGCGGTTACTTTATGGAAGCTGCTGGTTGGGAGCGTGCACACGGCTATGCCGCCAATGAGCACCTCTTAGAAAAATGGGGTGATAAAGTCCCGGTTCGTGAAAACGAATGGGAAAACCGTCACTTCTGGCGCGTCTCCAATGCTGAGCATTTGGAAATGTCTGAGAATGTGGGCATGGTCAACCTCAGCCACTTTGCGATCTATGACGTGAGCGGCGAAGGAGCAGCTGATCTAATGGAATTCCTTTGCGTAGCCAAAGTGGCTGGCGATACGCCGATTGGCAAAGGGGTTTACACGCACTTCCTAGATAAAGTCGCCGGTGTCCGTGCCGATTTAACCGTACTGCGTTTAGGTGAAAACCACTTCCGCGTGATTGATGGTGGTGATGCGGGTAACCGTGACTTCGTTTGGATGAAGCGCAATGCCGAAGACTACGGCTATGATCAAGTACTGGTCGAGGATTTATCAACCGAGTTTGGTTGCTTAGGCCTTTGGGGACCGAATGCGCGCACCACCCTGTCTAAATTGATCGCCAACCCAGACGATATCAGCAATGAGAACTTCCCATTTGCGGGGCTTCGTACGCTGGAAATCGCAGGCAAAAAAGTCACCGCTTTCCGCATCTCGTATGTCGGTGAGCAAGGCTGGGAGCTGCACTTCAAACTGGAAGATGGCTTAGCCGTTTGGGATGCTTTGTTTGCAGAAGGCGTGTTGCCAGTGGGTGTTGAAACTTACGCCAACAGTCGTCGTTTGGAAAAGAGCTTACGCCTACAAAACGCTGACTTACTGACTGAGTACAACCTGTTAGAAGTCGACTTAGCACGTAAAGTGGTTAAAGCCGCTGACTTTATTGGTAAAGAAGCCTACCTGAAGATTCGTGAGCGTGAGCACCAGCCTGCCTACCTCTGTACGCTGACCGTGAATGATAATGTCGACTCGCATGGCGTTGCACGCTTCCCATTTGGCGCTTGCCCGATTTTGGACCCTGAAACGGGCGAAACACTGATCGACGCTAAAGGTCGTCGCTCATACACCACCAGTATCGCCTTTGGCCCAAGCATTGGAAAAAATATTGCACTGGCATTCCTGCCTTATGAATATTGCCAGGTTGGTCGCGTATTGGATATGGAATATCAGGGTGAGATCTATAAAGTCACGTTAGATGCAGTTGGTTACGGCCCGCTGTACGACCCTGAAAACATCAAACCACGTTCTTAA
- the alr gene encoding alanine racemase, translated as MRPAHAIIDLDAIRHNYRQSKVLAPSAKAIAIIKANAYGHGAVAVAKALSPEADAYGVACLEEAMELRDSGITNPVLLLEGIFEPDELQQVDQHDLYMAVATERQLGWLLEAKLSKKVHIFLKMDSGMHRLGFSPADYPAVYARLAACPHVGQVTLMSHFSRADEPDQPTTERQLERISQVNNSLGLNCSLANSAGTLAWPAAANQAYVRPGIMLYGASPLMAPDDPSHALLKPAMSLRSEIFSVRELAAGEPIGYGENFICDRPTRVGVVAIGYADGYSRHAQDGTPVSVNGKPSRIIGRVSMDMLTVDLTDLPDAKEGDPVELWGKEVDVNLVATHSRTISYTLFTSITRRVPLRYINQ; from the coding sequence ATGAGACCAGCACACGCCATTATTGACCTCGATGCCATTCGGCATAATTATCGCCAATCGAAAGTATTGGCGCCGTCTGCCAAAGCGATCGCCATTATCAAAGCCAATGCTTACGGCCACGGTGCCGTCGCCGTTGCCAAAGCCCTCAGCCCGGAAGCCGACGCTTATGGTGTCGCCTGTCTTGAGGAAGCGATGGAGTTACGCGACTCTGGAATCACTAATCCCGTCTTATTATTAGAAGGGATTTTTGAACCGGATGAGTTACAACAAGTCGATCAACACGACCTTTACATGGCCGTCGCAACCGAGCGTCAATTAGGCTGGTTGCTGGAGGCTAAACTCAGCAAAAAGGTGCATATCTTCCTGAAAATGGATAGCGGCATGCACCGCTTAGGTTTTTCACCGGCAGACTATCCTGCGGTGTATGCCCGCTTAGCCGCTTGCCCGCATGTCGGACAAGTCACGCTAATGAGCCACTTCTCGCGCGCCGATGAACCCGACCAGCCAACCACCGAACGCCAGTTAGAACGCATCAGTCAGGTGAATAACAGCTTAGGCTTAAACTGTAGCTTGGCTAACTCAGCCGGCACACTGGCCTGGCCCGCTGCAGCCAATCAAGCTTATGTGCGCCCCGGTATTATGCTGTATGGCGCATCGCCCCTGATGGCACCGGATGATCCAAGCCATGCCTTACTCAAACCGGCCATGTCGCTACGCTCTGAGATTTTCTCGGTAAGAGAGCTAGCTGCTGGCGAGCCCATTGGCTATGGCGAGAACTTTATTTGTGATCGCCCTACCCGCGTCGGTGTTGTGGCAATCGGTTATGCCGATGGTTATTCACGCCATGCTCAGGATGGCACACCAGTCTCGGTCAACGGCAAACCCAGCCGAATTATCGGGCGCGTATCCATGGATATGCTCACCGTTGACCTCACTGATTTGCCGGATGCTAAAGAAGGTGACCCTGTAGAATTATGGGGTAAGGAAGTGGATGTCAATCTTGTGGCAACGCATAGCCGCACCATTTCCTACACGCTGTTCACCAGCATTACCCGCCGTGTGCCCTTACGCTATATTAATCAATAA
- a CDS encoding virulence factor codes for MPDKIIVYWRDIPSQVIIKRGRNKGKMVLSQRFQVAIDDAAMRSGKAGTDDYVEEWRRVSEPCDNADDIQAQAASEAELLETAYPDERLKSLVAAGGLDEESA; via the coding sequence ATGCCTGATAAAATTATCGTTTACTGGAGGGATATCCCCTCGCAGGTAATTATCAAACGTGGCCGCAATAAGGGAAAGATGGTGCTAAGCCAACGCTTCCAAGTCGCCATTGATGATGCCGCCATGCGCTCTGGAAAAGCCGGAACGGATGACTATGTTGAGGAGTGGAGACGCGTCAGCGAGCCTTGCGATAATGCGGATGACATTCAGGCACAAGCCGCTAGCGAAGCAGAGTTACTGGAGACGGCCTACCCCGATGAGCGCTTAAAAAGTCTGGTCGCCGCTGGCGGGCTAGACGAGGAGAGCGCCTGA
- a CDS encoding methylenetetrahydrofolate reductase C-terminal domain-containing protein — protein MYRLRRWSAKHSNTLHHIYSGVENSLLKAAPLLEKIGYERLEKPFMAVEKATKGLLFDSQSCGQCTLGSTGMSCPMNCPKTIRNGPCGGVRPNGKCEVKPDMDCVWVVAWEGTKNMKQTEQAIQIIQPALDARKKGTSAWLREVRQKRQQARSNS, from the coding sequence ATGTACCGACTTCGCCGCTGGTCTGCCAAGCACTCAAACACCCTGCATCATATTTACAGTGGTGTTGAAAACAGTCTGTTAAAAGCCGCTCCCTTGCTGGAAAAAATTGGCTATGAGCGACTGGAAAAACCGTTTATGGCGGTTGAAAAAGCCACCAAAGGTTTGCTGTTTGATTCACAATCCTGCGGCCAGTGCACACTGGGTTCCACGGGTATGTCCTGCCCCATGAATTGCCCGAAAACCATTCGCAATGGACCTTGTGGCGGCGTGCGCCCTAATGGCAAATGTGAAGTCAAACCCGATATGGATTGCGTGTGGGTGGTGGCTTGGGAAGGCACCAAAAATATGAAGCAAACGGAGCAGGCGATTCAGATTATTCAGCCTGCACTGGATGCCCGCAAAAAAGGCACCTCTGCCTGGCTACGTGAAGTACGCCAGAAACGTCAGCAAGCCCGCTCTAATTCCTGA
- a CDS encoding DUF1638 domain-containing protein codes for MKSSVWPLAQPLIAVMQPLPPVWPLSWSRKNTQPDAMTAPSLVIACGALAREIQQLKVLNDWQHLRIQCLDAELHNRPERIAGKLREKLEELHAQYQNIFIAYADCGSGGDIDKVIAEFSSEAHPIERLPGAHCYAFFAGLEQFDELAEQAIGSFYLTDFLAQHFQRLIVKGLKLDQHPELLPMMFGHYTRVVYLSQTHNPTLLLAAQQAAEYLGLDFEHQHTGYGLLESGLQTQVINFQSRG; via the coding sequence ATGAAGAGTTCGGTTTGGCCGTTGGCGCAACCGCTTATTGCCGTGATGCAGCCACTGCCGCCAGTATGGCCGTTGAGCTGGTCGCGGAAAAATACGCAGCCTGACGCCATGACTGCGCCGTCACTTGTTATCGCGTGCGGCGCACTGGCCAGAGAAATTCAACAGCTTAAAGTGCTGAATGACTGGCAACACCTCCGCATTCAATGTTTGGATGCGGAGTTACACAACCGACCGGAGCGCATTGCCGGAAAGTTGCGGGAAAAGCTTGAGGAGCTTCATGCGCAATACCAGAATATTTTTATCGCCTATGCCGACTGTGGCAGTGGTGGTGATATTGATAAGGTGATTGCCGAGTTCTCCAGCGAAGCCCATCCGATTGAACGACTGCCCGGCGCTCATTGCTATGCCTTTTTTGCCGGACTTGAACAGTTTGATGAGTTAGCCGAGCAGGCGATCGGCTCGTTTTATTTAACTGATTTTTTGGCCCAGCACTTTCAGCGCCTGATCGTGAAAGGCCTGAAATTAGACCAGCATCCGGAGCTGCTGCCGATGATGTTTGGTCATTACACCCGAGTGGTTTACCTCTCACAAACGCACAATCCAACATTGCTGCTAGCAGCGCAGCAAGCCGCCGAATATCTCGGCCTCGATTTTGAACACCAACATACCGGCTATGGTTTGCTGGAAAGCGGGCTTCAGACCCAAGTTATCAACTTCCAATCCAGAGGGTAG